CGCCGGCATCGGCTTGCCATCCCAGTCCAAATGCCCTTCATAAAACGTTCGAATCCCAAAGTGAAGGAATAATCCCATCTCCCAATCCTGGTATTCAAGTTGTCGAGGGGTAGGAATAGCGGTCGGTAAATAGCCTGGCATAGTCATTTCCTTTCTAAGTTCTCAAAAAGTATGGCACATGAATAGGTGAATGAGAAAGATTCACTTGTACAAACTACCACTAAATTACAGTCCTACGGACAACCGTCTTGCCAGCGGCTGTTTAGCACTCTTCGGGTAGCCTTGTAACGGCAATAGAGGGAACCTTTAGTGGTCGAGTTTCCGATAGAATTTAAAGGATAACTCTGCGCATGACCGTCAGTTGAGAGGACGACAGCACCGCCAGTATGTTGATCACCATTAATATCGTAAGTAGTCGGAACATATGAACCATCATTGACGGTGGTAGCGCTCTCATCATAGAGCAGGAAGGTGTCAGAAGGGAAATTTACATACGCCAATGATTTTTTGACTAAAGTGTAATTTATCGTATAAGTGACTTGGGCGATTCTGCCATCGAACCACTCGGAAGCACCCGCCTTCCAGCGCAATTTATGCACTTTTTTATAGTTGGATGGGCAGTGGTAAATCTGTATATTCTTGGTGTATGTCCACAGACTGCCCAAATTTGGATAAGCGATTTCATCACATGGGCTGCAATTGCCAACCCAAGCATCACTAGGAAAGTGTTCGTTCCAATCTCCAGCATATAGCATAAAACCACGGCCAAGCTGGCCCATATTGCTCGTGCAAGAGGCCAAGCGCGCCTTTTCCCTGGCTGCGGCAAAGACAGGAAAGAGAATCGCCGCCAAGATAACGATAATCGCTATCACCACCAGCAATTCAATTAGTGTGAAACCTTTTGTTTTGAGATTGGTTTGCATTGAATTTCTTCCTAAAAACACTATACCATAATCACTTTTTTAATTCGACGTAGACAGCTCTAGCTACGAATAGTGTCAGGAACGTGAATAAGAAAGCCAAACGGATCGCGAAGCTGAAACCGTATGTATGGAAATCCTTGAACCCAAGGTAAAAGAACCATAAGGCCACAAAGCCAAGGACGAATACGAAGGCTATGGCAGCGAATTTGGCAGCGTTCTCACCGAATGGTGAATTCATCCGCTTCCTCCTAGGGTGTGTGACGGGAGCCTGGTGAGTTGAGAGGGATTCCGGAGTCGCAGAGTGGGCATTTATCAGGCTCGTAGCTTTCTGCAGGAGTCGTCCACAAGGCTTCCGTTCGTACGCCAAAATCGATTGGCTTGCCCGAACGGTCAACAAGCAGTCCGACACCGACCACTTCTGCCTCCAAAGCTCTCAGACAATCGATCATCTCTTGGACTGATAGACCCGTTGTCAAGACGTCATCGACAACTAAGACACGAGTTCCTTTTGGGAAAGAAGCGCCTCGACGCAAAGCTCGCTTTTCGCCTTCACGCTCGATATAGATAGCATTAGTTTTAAGATGGCGCGCAACTTCGTAGGCGATAAGCACCCCGCCAACCGTTGGGCCGGCGACTAACTCGACTTGTGATTCGGCAAAGCGCTCAGCAAGCTGTTCACAGCACGGACCGAGGTATTGAGGCCGTTCTAAAATCCTGAACTTTTCGAAATAGGTTCCGCTATGCTTGCCGGACGACAGCTTAAAATGGCCTTTTAGGATCGCTCCGCTTTCAAGGAACATTGTCTCAATCGTTGTCGACATCTTAACTTCTCCGCGTCCCCTTTTTGAGCATTTGGACAAAATCTGAAAACTGAGCTTCGAAATCAGGACAGGTGTGGTTCTTTGCAATAAATTCAACTATCGCGCTGCCCACAACCGCACCGTCAGCAAAGTCGCTAATTTGCGAAACATGATCCGCATTAGAAATTCCAAAGCCGACTACGACCGGTTTATCGGTTGCAGAACGAACGCGAGATACTAACTCGGACACTTCTGGAGGAATATCACTGCGGGATCCTGTCACCCCAGTGCGCGAGACGCAATAGACAAATCCCGATCCGGACTCACAAACAATTTGAATTCGTTTGTCAGTGCTCGTTGGGGCGAGCAGAAAAATGGTGTCCAAGCCGTTCTGACTAGCGGTTTCGAGCCACTCAGACGCTCCCTCAGGGGGCAGGTCGGTGAGGATCACTCCATCGAGTCCGGCTTGACCCGCATCAAAAGCAAATCGGCTCAGTCCATATTGAAGCACAGGGTTGAAGTAGGTCATCGCGATTAAAGGGGTTTGATAGTCTGCGCGAAGCTCTTTAACTAATTTCAAAGTATGCGCGGGAGTCGTGCCCGCCAACAATGCGCGTTGAGCGGCCGCTTGAATGACCGGTCCATCAGCAAGAGGATCGCTGAATGCGATGCCAAGTTCCACGACATCAACACCCGCTTCAATCAAGGTACAGACAGCTCTTTTGGAAATCTCATAATCAGGATCGCCGACCGTTACATAAGCAACTAGGGCGGCTTCGTTTTTAGACTTCAGGTTTTGAAAATGTTGAAATATTCTACTCATTAGCTCGCTTTATATCAGAAGTAAGCCTATTTTGGCAACAAAAAGGTAGTTTGTCAAGTTGTCATTTCCGCTTCGTCTAGGAGTAAATATTTTCAAAAATATTGCTGTAGATATTACCGGCGTTATGGAAAATGATTTATATGGGCAAGGAAGCCCAAATAGCAACCTAAGAGGAATGGATTCCTAATGTATGTTCCCATAGAAGAACCATTGGTATTACGCCCAATCTGGCAATCACCCTTAGGTGGTACACGTATACTAGTAATTGATCCTAATCCCTCAGCAGGCTCAAGCATGTGCGAGTCGCTCAATGACGTCAATTATCAAGCTACGCTTCT
The nucleotide sequence above comes from bacterium. Encoded proteins:
- the pyrE gene encoding orotate phosphoribosyltransferase, which produces MSTTIETMFLESGAILKGHFKLSSGKHSGTYFEKFRILERPQYLGPCCEQLAERFAESQVELVAGPTVGGVLIAYEVARHLKTNAIYIEREGEKRALRRGASFPKGTRVLVVDDVLTTGLSVQEMIDCLRALEAEVVGVGLLVDRSGKPIDFGVRTEALWTTPAESYEPDKCPLCDSGIPLNSPGSRHTP
- a CDS encoding prepilin-type N-terminal cleavage/methylation domain-containing protein, with translation MQTNLKTKGFTLIELLVVIAIIVILAAILFPVFAAAREKARLASCTSNMGQLGRGFMLYAGDWNEHFPSDAWVGNCSPCDEIAYPNLGSLWTYTKNIQIYHCPSNYKKVHKLRWKAGASEWFDGRIAQVTYTINYTLVKKSLAYVNFPSDTFLLYDESATTVNDGSYVPTTYDINGDQHTGGAVVLSTDGHAQSYPLNSIGNSTTKGSLYCRYKATRRVLNSRWQDGCP
- the trpA gene encoding tryptophan synthase subunit alpha, which translates into the protein MSRIFQHFQNLKSKNEAALVAYVTVGDPDYEISKRAVCTLIEAGVDVVELGIAFSDPLADGPVIQAAAQRALLAGTTPAHTLKLVKELRADYQTPLIAMTYFNPVLQYGLSRFAFDAGQAGLDGVILTDLPPEGASEWLETASQNGLDTIFLLAPTSTDKRIQIVCESGSGFVYCVSRTGVTGSRSDIPPEVSELVSRVRSATDKPVVVGFGISNADHVSQISDFADGAVVGSAIVEFIAKNHTCPDFEAQFSDFVQMLKKGTRRS